The Arachis hypogaea cultivar Tifrunner chromosome 14, arahy.Tifrunner.gnm2.J5K5, whole genome shotgun sequence DNA window ACCGTCCTATTTATATTACTGGTGAAAGTTATGCTGGAAAGTATGTTCCTGCTATTGGATACTATATATTGAAGGAGAATTCACGGCTGCGCGGTTCTAAGAGAGTGAATTTGGCTGGTTTGGCTATTGGAGATGGGTTGACTGACCCTGTTACACAAGTGGTTACTCATGCTGTTAATGCTTATTATATTGGTTTGATCAATGAGAGGCAGAGGAATGAGTTGGAGAAGGATCAATTGGAAGCAGTTAGGTTAGCGCAGATTGGGAATTGGAGCGCTGCAACTGATGCAAGGAATGTGGTTTTGCGAAAGTTGAGGAATGTAACAGGGTTGGCTACTTTGTTTGATTACACAAGGAAAAAGCCCTATGGCGATGATGTAGTTGATAAATTCTTGAACAATGTCGAAGCTAAGAAGGCCTTAGGGGTGAAGAATGAGTCACTTGTGTTTGAAGGATGCAGCGATGTGGTTGGCGCCGTGTTACATGCTGATGTGATGAAGAGTGTGAAGTACATGGTAGAGGAATTGGTGAGGAACACTAGGGTGTTGTTATATCAAGGTCAGCATGATATTCAGGATGGAGTGGTTCAGGTCGAGGCGTGGGTGAAGACGATGAAGTGGGAAGGGATTGAGGATTTTTTGAATGCAGAGAGGAAGATATGGAAGGTGAACGGAGAGCTTGCTGGCTATGTCCAACAATGGAAGTCACTCACTAATGTTGTGGTGTTAGGGGCAGGGCATCTTTTACCTTCTGATCAACCTGTGACATCTCAAGCAATGATTGAAGATTGGGTCCTTGAAAAAGGTTTGTTTCAAAGTTTGCAGCATCATGAAAATGTGTCAAGAAATACATTGTGATTGAAGTATTGAACCATAAGTGTTGTAATTTTGTTAGCAGGAACTGAATAACTCTTGGTTTTGGGATAACTTCCACTTCTTTATGTACCAATAAAAAAGTTAACTTTGTGATTTAAGTTACCTATTAGAAGTGAGTTTCTTGTTGACTTAGTTGTTATTTATGCTTCTATATTAGTCATTTTGCTGAAACAAATCACATTTTCATCCTTAACAACATCTGTAGAAACTGCatgaatataattataaatgtgtGCAACTTATTGTAGCAAAGTTACTGCTCCATATTCTTTGATCGAATTTGGATTGTAACCATTTATGTAGTAGCGCTATATATATTCAATTTGGTTTCATACAAACTTCCCAAGTATTGAGTTGGGTTCACTACTTCCTGCAACATCTCTCAGAGATCTTTAGAGACTCTATTGCACATTTTGTTCAGTGCCAAATTGAGAATATCAAAATTATTCTGCTTGATTGAACTTGTATAAAAGAAACAACAAACTAGTTAATTTACATTATTTAATTCTTCAAG harbors:
- the LOC112741648 gene encoding serine carboxypeptidase-like 50 translates to MESTTPFFSIITILIFYSLVSLSASSNPNNPFPKEALPTKSGYLPVSTSSSSAIFYAFYEAHNSTLPLSQTPLLIWLQGGPGCSSMIGNFYELGPWTLTDESPLTLHPNPGAWNRIFGLLFLDNPIGSGFSVAATTQEIPTDQNGVAKHLFAAITRFVELDPVFKNRPIYITGESYAGKYVPAIGYYILKENSRLRGSKRVNLAGLAIGDGLTDPVTQVVTHAVNAYYIGLINERQRNELEKDQLEAVRLAQIGNWSAATDARNVVLRKLRNVTGLATLFDYTRKKPYGDDVVDKFLNNVEAKKALGVKNESLVFEGCSDVVGAVLHADVMKSVKYMVEELVRNTRVLLYQGQHDIQDGVVQVEAWVKTMKWEGIEDFLNAERKIWKVNGELAGYVQQWKSLTNVVVLGAGHLLPSDQPVTSQAMIEDWVLEKGLFQSLQHHENVSRNTL